In one window of Hevea brasiliensis isolate MT/VB/25A 57/8 chromosome 10, ASM3005281v1, whole genome shotgun sequence DNA:
- the LOC110646189 gene encoding uncharacterized protein LOC110646189 isoform X1 — protein MGSKEGLFKAELKEKIFQIFKDFLTRVANFEELGAVGSRLLGGFQQGLEFLRRPPINRKSELIENIIRANETERFKSYMAAGFITNHDSIQNISKLHTCLLGLHDHLTKAKTILNELENLLEDLTTAIKTANGSFSLLRDEDLCEKFDQQATVNQEETSSADLQELGMTDYAALMGIIYGMVKQDYMMQERIVTSLNLKSLSGEMESYCLMWSLHPYLNDEILQQAWRLIH, from the exons ATGGGAAGCAAAGAAGGGCTGTTTAAAgctgaattaaaagagaagatttttcagattttcaaaGATTTTTTGACGAG GGTCGCAAATTTTGAGGAACTTGGGGCTGTTGGAAGTAGATTACTTGGTGGGTTTCAGCAAGGGCTTG AATTTCTTCGGCGGCCTCCAATAAACAGGAAATCTGAGTTAATAGAGAATATCATCCGAGCCAATGAGACAGAGAGGTTTAAATCATATATGGCAGCTGGTTTTATCACCAATCATGATAGCATACAAAACATAAGCAAGT TGCATACATGCCTACTCGGACTTCATGATCATTTAACTAAAG CAAAAACCATACTAAATGAACTTGAAAATCTTCTGGAGGATTTAACTACTGCAATTAAAACTGCCAATGGAAGTTTCTCACTTTTGAGGGATGAAGATCTATGTGAAAAATTTGATCAACAAGCAACTGTTAACCAG GAAGAAACATCTTCAGCAGATCTTCAGGAACTTGGAATGACAGATTATGCTGCCCTTATGGGGATCATTTACGGAATGGTAAAGCAAGACTACATGATGCAG GAAAGGATTGTTACTTCACTAAATCTCAAATCTTTGTCTGGGGAGATGGAGAGTTATTGCCTTATGTGGTCATTGCATCCTTACTTAAATGATGAAATCCTGCAGCAGGCCTGGAGGCTTATTCATTAG
- the LOC110646187 gene encoding phosphoenolpyruvate carboxykinase (ATP) 1, with protein MATNGDVAMKGNGTAMPKSPMRLRKITTSDKHDGICQDMSAPTVKAQTIDELHSLQRKKSAPTTPNQGIQGAFAAISEEERQKQQLQSISASLASLTRETGPKVVRGDPANKIRPIPKEDHVAGPTISVSDSSLKFTHVLYNLSPAELYEQAIKYEKGSFITSTGALATLSGAKTGRAPRDKRVVKDDDTSEELWWGKGSPNIEMDEQTFMVNRERAVDYLNSLDKVFVNDQFLNWDPKNRIKVRIVSARAYHSLFMHNMCIRPTPEELENFGTPDFTIYNAGQFPCNRYTHYMTSSTSIDLNLARREMVILGTQYAGEMKKGLFSVMHYLMPKRQILSLHSGCNMGKDGDVALFFGLSGTGKTTLSTDPNRFLIGDDEHCWTETGVSNIEGGCYAKCIDLSQEKEPDIWNAIKFGTVLENVVFDEHTREVDYADRSVTENTRASYPIEYIPNAKIPCVGPHPKNVILLACDAFGVLPPVSKLSLAQTMYHFISGYTALVAGTEEGVKEPRATFSACFGAAFIMLHPTKYAAMLAEKMQKHGATGWLVNTGWSGGSYGSGGRIKLAYTRKIIDAIHSGSLLKANYKKTNVFGLEIPTEVEGVPSEILDPVNTWSDKKAYNETLLKLAGLFQNNFATFTDYKIGKDNRLTEEILAAGPIF; from the exons ATGGCAACCAACGGAGATGTGGCGATGAAAGGGAACGGAACGGCGATGCCGAAGTCGCCGATGAGGTTGAGAAAGATCACGACGAGCGACAAACATGATGGGATCTGCCAAGATATGAGCGCACCCACCGTGAAGGCCCAGACCATTGACGAGCTTCACTCCCTTCAGAGGAAGAAATCTGCGCCGACGACACCAAATCAAGGAATTCAAGGTGCCTTTGCTGCTATCTCTGAAGAAGAACGCCAAAAACAGCAGCTCCAGTCCATCAG TGCATCTTTGGCGTCGCTGACCAGAGAAACTGGACCCAAGGTGGTGAGAGGAGACCCGGCTAACAAGATCCGACCCATTCCAAAAGAAGACCACGTAGCTGGGCCCACCATTAGTGTCAGCGACAGCTCCTTAAAGTTCACCCATGTTCTTTACAACCTCTCTCCTGCTG AGCTATATGAGCAGGCGATAAAGTACGAGAAAGGGTCGTTTATTACATCCACAGGGGCATTGGCCACCCTCTCTGGTGCCAAAACTGGCCGGGCTCCTAGAGATAAGCGTGTCGTGAAGGATGATGACACAAGCGAGGAGCTTTGGTGGGGAAA AGGTTCACCTAACATTGAAATGGATGAGCAGACATTCATGGTTAACAGGGAAAGAGCTGTTGATTACTTGAATTCTTTGGACAAG GTCTTTGTAAATGATCAATTCTTGAATTGGGACCCTAAGAACAGGATCAAAGTTCGGATTGTATCTGCTAGAGCATACCATTCATTATTCATGCACAACAT GTGTATCCGACCCACTCCTGAAGAGCTGGAGAATTTCGGTACTCCGGACTTCACTATATACAATGCTGGACAGTTCCCATGTAATCGTTATACACACTACATGACATCTTCTACTAGCATAGATTTGAATCTAGCTAGAAGGGAAATGGTCATCCTCGGCACACAGTACGCCGGGGAAATGAAGAAGGGTCTGTTCAGTGTTATGCATTATCTCATGCCTAAGCGTCAAATCCTCTCCTTACATTCTGGCTGCAATATGGGAAAAGATGGAGATGTTGCTCTCTTCTTTGGATTGTCAG GTACTGGAAAgacaactctgtctactgatccAAATAGGTTCCTAATTGGAGATGATGAACACTGCTGGACTGAGACTGGAGTGTCAAATATTGAAGGGGGGTGCTATGCCAAGTGCATTGATCTCTCACAGGAAAAGGAGCCTGATATCTGGAATGCCATCAAGTTTGGAACCG TTTTGGAAAATGTGGTATTTGATGAACATACTCGAGAGGTGGACTATGCTGACAGATCGGTCACAG AGAATACTCGAGCATCTTACCCTATTGAATACATTCCTAATGCAAAGATACCATGTGTTGGTCCACACCCCAAGAATGTCATCCTTCTGGCATGTGATGCATTTGGTGTGCTTCCACCTGTGAGCAAGCTGAGCCTGGCACAGACTATGTACCATTTCATAAGTGGTTACACTGCACTG GTGGCTGGCACGGAAGAGGGTGTGAAAGAGCCACGGGCAACATTCTCAGCTTGCTTTGGTGCGGCATTTATAATGTTGCACCCTACCAAGTATGCAGCTATGCTAGCTGAGAAGATGCAGAAGCATGGTGCAACAGGATGGCTTGTCAACACTGGCTGGTCAGGTGGAAG CTATGGGTCAGGTGGCCGTATCAAGTTAGCTTACACAAGAAAAATCATTGATGCCATACACTCTGGCAGTCTCTTGAAGGCAAATTACAAGAAAACTAATGTGTTTGGGCTTGAGATTCCCACAGAGGTCGAAGGAGTGCCTTCTGAAATCCTGGATCCTGTGAACACT TGGTCAGACAAGAAAGCTTACAATGAGACACTGTTGAAACTGGCTGGTCTGTTCCAGAACAACTTTGCTACATTCACCGACTACAAGATTGGAAAGGACAACAGGCTCACTGAGGAGATCCTGGCGGCTGGTCCAATTTTTTAA
- the LOC110646189 gene encoding uncharacterized protein LOC110646189 isoform X2, whose amino-acid sequence MGSKEGLFKAELKEKIFQIFKDFLTRVANFEELGAVGSRLLEFLRRPPINRKSELIENIIRANETERFKSYMAAGFITNHDSIQNISKLHTCLLGLHDHLTKAKTILNELENLLEDLTTAIKTANGSFSLLRDEDLCEKFDQQATVNQEETSSADLQELGMTDYAALMGIIYGMVKQDYMMQERIVTSLNLKSLSGEMESYCLMWSLHPYLNDEILQQAWRLIH is encoded by the exons ATGGGAAGCAAAGAAGGGCTGTTTAAAgctgaattaaaagagaagatttttcagattttcaaaGATTTTTTGACGAG GGTCGCAAATTTTGAGGAACTTGGGGCTGTTGGAAGTAGATTACTTG AATTTCTTCGGCGGCCTCCAATAAACAGGAAATCTGAGTTAATAGAGAATATCATCCGAGCCAATGAGACAGAGAGGTTTAAATCATATATGGCAGCTGGTTTTATCACCAATCATGATAGCATACAAAACATAAGCAAGT TGCATACATGCCTACTCGGACTTCATGATCATTTAACTAAAG CAAAAACCATACTAAATGAACTTGAAAATCTTCTGGAGGATTTAACTACTGCAATTAAAACTGCCAATGGAAGTTTCTCACTTTTGAGGGATGAAGATCTATGTGAAAAATTTGATCAACAAGCAACTGTTAACCAG GAAGAAACATCTTCAGCAGATCTTCAGGAACTTGGAATGACAGATTATGCTGCCCTTATGGGGATCATTTACGGAATGGTAAAGCAAGACTACATGATGCAG GAAAGGATTGTTACTTCACTAAATCTCAAATCTTTGTCTGGGGAGATGGAGAGTTATTGCCTTATGTGGTCATTGCATCCTTACTTAAATGATGAAATCCTGCAGCAGGCCTGGAGGCTTATTCATTAG